In Helianthus annuus cultivar XRQ/B chromosome 8, HanXRQr2.0-SUNRISE, whole genome shotgun sequence, a single genomic region encodes these proteins:
- the LOC110872450 gene encoding N6-adenosine-methyltransferase non-catalytic subunit MTB: MGSPERVKGHVKRDIEDSSGGRDDEAWEADERRKRRSGKSKQPGSGEENEGGENNGRKEKSESRKRPGGASKAVSEEDDYESRKESRAKQMKKKQEESALESLSNWYQDGDGENRHDGGERSERRKSTSKLTGRESSQSRSKVKDERMHDVEPPEKDTRKEGRNPRKRWDDANIGDKVEESKNYAEKYDKKTGHGEGDKNLKYHEKDEKRSETDDMSGKEKVDTAERSYNADEDSSTLKRDKGKKDIDRSTRSRTPERSTRRHHDSEYSEMDSDKSGSYRRKDLEKDSYRDERSRGRDDSWKRRQETKDGDAPYDYTRDWESPSQRRGRDRDRVDPERHMGRNRTYDVIEIETKAYDDYGRKNEVDEQSAIARNTDDQSVEGSKDRYGDDRNKDDIEGGIGRGQKGNLPSRPGGGWQGQSNNRMGRGGRVRPTGRDSQPVNMQVPMMGSPFGPLGMPPPGGMQPLTPAMSPGPGPPMSPAVFIPPFSPPVVWPGVVPPGGPSGPIFPPNIGTPQNPAMFFNQPGPVRGMPPNILGPGFNPLGPMGRGQQQDKGPGGWIPPRNNGPPGKAPSRGEQNDYSQNFVDTGMRPQNFIRELELTSVVEDYPKLRELIQKKDEIVANSASAPMYYKCDLREHVLSPEFFGTKFDVILVDPPWEEYVHRAPGVTDHMDYWTFEEIMNLKIEAIADTPCFVFLWVGDGVGLEQGRQCLKKWGFRRCEDICWVKTNKTTATPGLRHDSHTLFQRSKEHCLMGIKGTVRRSTDGHIIHANIDTDVIIAEEPPYGSTAKPEDMYRIIEHFSLGRRRLELFGEDHNIRAGWLTVGKDLSSSNFNSEGYVRNFADKDGKVWQGGGGRNPPPEAGHLVLTTPDIEALRPKSPMKNQLQMQQQSQQTNTISLTPGSGGGNKRPGGNDPLSHNGPGMNQEASSSNISGPVPWGPPMGGVMGGPNEGFFDNMYGYNGPFGPMGGEFMDFETQRAMNNMM, translated from the exons ATGGGCTCACCCGAACGCGTAAAAGGTCACGTGAAACGGGATATAGAAGATAGTTCAGGTGGCAGAGATGACGAAGCATGGGAAGCTGACGAGAGAAGAAAACGGAGGTCGGGAAAGTCAAAGCAACCCGGAAGTGGAGAGGAAAACGAGGGAGGGGAAAATAACGGAAGAAAGGAGAAAAGCGAGAGTAGAAAGAGGCCAGGTGGCGCCAGCAAGGCAGTGAGTGAGGAGGATGATTATGAGTCACGGAAAGAATCACGAGCAAAACAAATGAAAAAGAAACAAGAAGAGAGTGCTTTGGAGTCGTTAAGCAATTGGTATCAAGACGGAGACGGTGAAAACCGACATGATGGTGGAGAAAGAAGCGAGAGAAGAAAGTCAACTTCTAAGTTGACCGGCCGTGAGAGTTCTCAAAGCAGAAGTAAGGTTAAAGATGAAAGAATGCATGACGTCGAGCCGCCAGAAAAGGATACGCGAAAAGAAGGAAGAAATCCGAGAAAAAGATGGGATGATGCGAATATTGGCGACAAGGTAGAAGAAAGTAAAAATTATGCGGAAAAATACGATAAAAAAACCGGACACGGTGAAGGTGATAAAAATCTTAAATACCATGAAAAAGACGAAAAAAGAAGTGAAACTGATGACATGTCAGGTAAGGAGAAAGTTGATACAGCTGAAAGATCCTATAATGCTGACGAGGATAGCAGCACATTGAAACGGGACAAGGGTAAAAAAGACATTGATCGCTCTACAAGGTCTAGGACACCTGAGAGAAGCACAAGACGTCATCACGATAGTGAATACAGTGAAATGGATTCTGACAAAAGTGGCAGTTACAGAAGGAAGGATCTAGAAAAAGACAGTTACAGGGATGAAAGATCACGAGGAAGAGATGACAGCTGGAAAAGAAGGCAGGAAACAAAAGACGGTGATGCCCCTTATGACTATACTAGAGATTGGGAGTCACCATCTCAAAGACGTGGTCGTGATCGTGATCGGGTCGACCCGGAAAGACATATGGGTCGGAACAGGACCTATGATGTGATAGAGATCGAAACTAAAGCTTATGATGATTATGGGAGGAAGAATGAAGTTGATGAGCAATCTGCTATTGCAAGAAACACTGATGATCAATCTGTTGAAGGTTCAAAAGATCGATATGGAGACGATAGAAATAAGGATGATATCGAGGGCGGGATAGGTAGAGGGCAAAAAGGTAATTTACCCAGTCGTCCAGGTGGCGGCTGGCAAGGACAGTCTAACAACAGAATGGGGAGAGGAGGAAGGGTACGGCCCACCGGGAGAGACAGTCAACCAGTCAACATGCAAGTGCCAATGATGGGGTCACCTTTCGGACCACTCGGGATGCCGCCACCTGGCGGCATGCAACCACTTACTCCCGCCATGTCACCTGGTCCCGGTCCTCCCATGTCTCCAGCTGTCTTTATCCCGCCGTTTTCTCCTCCCGTTGTTTGGCCTGGAGTTGTCCCACCTGGCGGGCCGTCTGGACCGATATTTCCTCCAAATATCGGGACCCCACAAAACCCTGCTATGTTTTTCAACCAACCGGGACCTGTAAGAGGAATGCCTCCAAACATCCTGGGCCCTGGTTTCAACCCGTTAGGACCCATGGGTCGTGGTCAGCAACAGGACAAGGGGCCCGGAGGGTGGATCCCACCTAGAAACAACGGGCCACCCGGTAAAGCTCCATCTAGAGGAGAACAAAACGATTATTCCCAAAACTTTGTTGACACTGGTATGCGGCCCCAGAATTTTATCAGGGAATTGGAACTCACTAGTGTTGTTGAAGATTATCCAAAGCTTCGGGAGCTTATACAGAAAAAAGATGAAATTGTTGCTAATTCCGCTTCTGCCCCTATGTATTACAAGTGTGATCTGCGTGAGCATGTTCTGTCACCCGAGTTTTTCGGGACCAAGTTTGATGTTATTCTTGTGGACCCACCTTGGGAGGAATATGTTCATCGGGCTCCTGGTGTTACCGATCATATGGATTATTGGACTTTTGAGGAAATAATGAATCTCAAGATTGAGGCAATCGCAGACACACCGTGTTTTGTTTTCCTCTGGGTTGGTGACGGAGTTGGCCTTGAGCAGGGTCGACAATGTCTAAAGAAG TGGGGGTTCCGTAGGTGTGAGGATATATGTTGGGTGAAGACTAACAAAACCACCGCAACACCTGGATTACGCCATGATTCTCATACTTTATTTCAGCGTTCAAAG GAGCACTGTTTGATGGGGATAAAAGGAACTGTTAGACGCAGCACTGATGGACACATAATTCATGCCAACATTGATACTGATGTAATAATCGCTGAGGAGCCTCCATACG GCTCTACTGCAAAACCTGAAGATATGTACCGAATTATCGAGCATTTTTCACTTGGTCGCCGTAGGCTTGAGCTTTTTGGTGAAGATCATAATATACGTGCTGGCTGGTTGACCGTCGGTAAAGACTTGTCCTCGTCAAATTTCAACTCCGAG GGGTATGTTCGTAATTTTGCGGATAAGGATGGGAAAGTATGGCAAGGAGGAGGCGGAAGAAACCCACCGCCAGAAGCGGGTCATCTCGTGCTGACAACTCCAGACATTGAAGCTCTCAGGCCGAAATCACCAATGAAAAACCAACTTCAAATGCAGCAGCAGTCTCAACAGACGAATACCATATCGCTTACGCCAGGTAGCGGCGGTGGCAACAAGAGGCCAGGTGGCAACGACCCGCTTAGCCACAATGGACCGGGAATGAACCAAGAAGCATCTAGCTCTAATATCTCTGGTCCGGTTCCGTGGGGGCCTCCGATGGGCGGTGTTATGGGTGGTCCGAATGAAGGGTTTTTTGATAACATGTATGGTTATAACGGTCCTTTTGGACCCATGGGTGGTGAATTCATGGATTTTGAAACCCAGAGAGCCATGAACAATATGATGTAG
- the LOC110872451 gene encoding dnaJ homolog subfamily C member 28, whose translation MGSGVGKGIRMASPIFEIRCMLRRVRWASSSSKASDRLSGVIDTVNDRKLPPELRGQRNNIRSETDIINVVEQRIWHSMEEGHFENLPGKGKPLNLNTNPHADPAEDTLYRILSRNKCAPEWVELNKGIRSDVAEWRLILKKAWSHKETGDMSKWNEYSDSLKDQLRSINNKVFRYNLIVPFGRQMFGLKWEKEVSRIEQEAADA comes from the exons ATGGGCAGTGGAGTTGGTAAGGGGATCCGGATGGCATCACCAATTTTTGAGATCCGTTGTATGTTGAGGAGGGTTCGATGGGCTTCATCTTCATCGAAGGCGTCTGATCGTCTTTCTGGTGTTATTGATACCGTCAACGACCGCAAGCTCCCCCCTGAACTCCGTGGCCAGCGTAACAACATTAG GTCAGAAACGGATATAATAAATGTTGTTGAGCAAAGGATTTGGCATTCTATGGAAGAGGGTCATTTCGAGAATCTACCCGGGAAGGGGAAACCGCTAAACTTAAACACAAATCCTCATGCAGATCCGGCTGAGGACACGTTGTATCGGATACTTTCAAGGAACAAATGTGCACCCGAATGGGTCGAACTTAACAAAGGAATCAGGAGTGATGTTGCTGAATGGCGCTTGATATTAAAGAAAGCATGGTCTCACAAGGAGACTGGAGATATGAGTAAATGGAATGAATATTCAGATTCATTGAAAGATCAGCTACGTAGCATTAACAATAAG GTTTTCAGGTATAATCTAATTGTACCATTTGGACGCCAGATGTTCGGATTAAAATGGGAGAAAGAAGTTTCCCGCATCGAACAAGAAGCGGCTGATGCCTAA